The following proteins come from a genomic window of Bos mutus isolate GX-2022 chromosome 23, NWIPB_WYAK_1.1, whole genome shotgun sequence:
- the LOC102277803 gene encoding LOW QUALITY PROTEIN: boLa class II histocompatibility antigen, DQB*0101 beta chain (The sequence of the model RefSeq protein was modified relative to this genomic sequence to represent the inferred CDS: inserted 2 bases in 2 codons), whose translation MSGMVALRIPRGLWTAVVMVTLVMLSTPGAEGRDSPKDFVYQFKGLCYFTNGTERVRXVTRYIYNQEEYVRFDSDWDEYRALTPLGRPDAEYWNSQKDILEQTRAEADTVCRNNYQAEXHSSWQRRVEPTVTIFPSRTEALNHHNLLVCSVTDFYPSQIKVRWFRNDQEETAGVVSTPLIRNGDWTFQMFVMLEMTPQRGDVYTCRVEHPSLQSPIMVEWRAQSESAQSKMLSGVGGFVLGLIFLGLGLIIHHRSQKGLMR comes from the exons ATGTCTGGGATGGTGGCTCTGCGGATCCCCAGAGGCCTCTGGACAGCAGTTGTGATGGTGACCCTGGTGATGCTGAGCACCCcaggggctgagggcagagactCGCCAA AGGATTTCGTGTACCAGTTTAAGGGCCTGTGTTACTTCACCAACGGGACGGAGCGGGTGC GTGTGACCAGATACATCTACAACCAGGAGGAGTACGTGCGGTTCGACAGCGACTGGGACGAGTACCGGGCGCTGACCCCGCTGGGGCGGCCGGACGCCGAGTACTGGAACAGCCAGAAGGACATCCTGGAGCAGACGCGGGCCGAGGCGGACACGGTGTGCAGAAACAACTACCAGGCGG CCCATTCATCCTGGCAGCGGCGAG TGGAACCTACAGTGACCATCTTCCCATCCAGGACAGAGGCTCTAAACCACCACAACCTGCTGGTCTGCTCGGTGACGGATTTCTATCCCAGCCAGATCAAGGTTCGGTGGTTCCGGAATGACCAGGAGGAGACAGCCGGTGTTGTGTCCACCCCTCTTATTAGGAATGGGGACTGGACCTTCCAGATGTTCGTGATGCTGGAGATGACCCCCCAGCGAGGAGATGTCTACACCTGCCGTGTGGAGCACCCCAGCCTCCAGAGCCCCATCATGGTGGAGTGGC GGGCACAGTCTGAATCTGCCCAGAGCAAGATGCTGAGTGGTGTTGGAGGCTTCGTGCTGGGGCTGATCTTCCTTGGGCTGGGTCTCATCATCCATCACAGAAGCCAGAAGG GGCTCATGCGCTGA